The proteins below are encoded in one region of Sulfolobus islandicus Y.N.15.51:
- a CDS encoding nSTAND3 domain-containing NTPase produces the protein MRRIFKAKHIEEMLSDKDKVFIGGLPFSGKTTLINKFYNKYKNEGIQFIELPKKFNSVDELNEWKNKI, from the coding sequence ATGAGGAGAATTTTCAAAGCAAAGCACATTGAAGAGATGCTTAGCGATAAAGATAAGGTATTTATAGGAGGTCTACCTTTTAGTGGCAAAACTACTCTGATAAATAAATTTTATAATAAGTATAAAAATGAGGGAATACAATTTATTGAATTGCCTAAAAAATTCAACAGTGTTGATGAGTTAAATGAGTGGAAAAATAAAATATAA
- a CDS encoding IS110 family RNA-guided transposase, whose protein sequence is MELKVTNKAFAIDISQSKLTAAKGELVVEQEKSAVYVKEVKEFNHDNEGIEELIKFLGEYKEGIIEATGIYYFYLHEKLTEKGYKVTVINPLHLTEILGKKTDKLDAQRLLVAHMTGVIKGSYIPTGEIMELRELTRYRESLVEKTTQVKNEIRKILEFAGYKIQPFDKKGRKLLEKLVKGEGLSKEEKEELKEKLGRNLNDAEKLALKQLVELLKNLEKMIKEVEDMIISKIPKPVIELSKIPGIGLISAATIYAEFGDVSRFSSSKAARAYASFAPKTKQSGDSESHSGMIRGNKYLRRALYLVAKVARGLEPFKGYYERLIARGKSVTQATCALAGKLASICYHVIKDGVYKGVVKKSFRIPRGKEVNVKDFDVGDALDSLSP, encoded by the coding sequence ATGGAATTAAAAGTTACAAACAAGGCCTTCGCAATTGATATTTCACAAAGCAAACTAACAGCAGCAAAGGGAGAACTAGTAGTAGAACAAGAAAAATCAGCAGTATACGTCAAGGAGGTAAAGGAATTCAACCACGACAACGAGGGAATAGAGGAACTAATTAAATTCCTAGGAGAATATAAGGAAGGAATAATAGAGGCAACTGGAATATATTACTTCTACCTACACGAAAAACTAACGGAAAAAGGATACAAGGTAACAGTAATAAACCCACTACACCTAACAGAAATACTAGGGAAAAAGACAGACAAACTCGACGCACAAAGGTTACTAGTAGCACACATGACCGGAGTAATCAAGGGATCATACATACCAACAGGAGAAATAATGGAGCTAAGAGAACTAACGAGATATAGGGAAAGCTTAGTAGAGAAGACAACACAAGTAAAGAACGAGATAAGGAAAATATTAGAATTCGCGGGATATAAAATACAACCATTCGACAAGAAGGGAAGAAAACTACTTGAAAAGCTAGTAAAGGGGGAGGGACTAAGCAAGGAAGAGAAGGAGGAACTAAAAGAAAAACTAGGGAGAAACTTAAACGACGCGGAAAAACTAGCGTTAAAACAATTAGTTGAACTGTTAAAAAACTTGGAGAAAATGATTAAGGAGGTTGAGGATATGATAATTTCCAAGATTCCAAAACCAGTAATTGAGTTGAGTAAGATCCCCGGGATTGGTTTGATTAGTGCTGCAACTATTTACGCTGAGTTCGGTGATGTTTCCCGTTTTTCCAGTTCTAAGGCTGCTAGGGCTTATGCAAGCTTTGCACCCAAAACTAAGCAGAGTGGTGATAGCGAGTCTCACTCCGGTATGATTAGGGGTAATAAGTATTTGCGTAGAGCTCTCTACTTGGTTGCCAAGGTTGCTAGGGGTCTTGAGCCTTTTAAAGGGTATTATGAGAGGCTTATTGCTAGGGGGAAGAGTGTTACTCAAGCTACTTGTGCTCTTGCCGGAAAGCTTGCAAGCATTTGTTATCATGTTATAAAGGACGGTGTTTACAAGGGAGTTGTCAAGAAGAGTTTTAGGATTCCTAGGGGTAAGGAAGTTAATGTCAAGGACTTCGACGTGGGAGACGCGCTAGACTCGTTATCCCCATAG
- a CDS encoding mandelate racemase/muconate lactonizing enzyme family protein, with translation MKVKPFSLSIPFNTNPPSDWKDTWDVQLYVKVEDEEDYGWGETLVAGSGIINSYLSIINDIVIPILSKVELTEPTDVRTILEKILFSAGNCGVVSGAISAVEMALWGLKARKSNVELTRLIGGKVRDSVKVYASFPRFGKIDYIIIATRKSIERGFDLVKLHQSPSSVIDAVKAIRGNYKEVKIAIDLNSPFDNLDKAKEFVDKVHKYEIEWVEEPLWPPNDYDLLSKLTEFSPIPIAAGENEYSLYGFKKMIESGITYLQPDIAKIGGVSKFLEILDLASKHKVRVLPHDRPDASPLSLIYTLNLGLVKSQIEMVEYTIADFPNDLFYSLPKFKDGYIYPSENPEVIEENIEKYGYKNRLRILHFSDLESKLTRK, from the coding sequence ATGAAGGTAAAACCTTTTTCTTTATCTATACCCTTTAATACTAATCCTCCCTCTGATTGGAAGGATACGTGGGATGTGCAACTCTACGTTAAAGTTGAAGATGAAGAAGATTACGGTTGGGGAGAAACATTAGTAGCGGGGAGCGGAATTATAAACTCTTACCTTTCCATTATAAATGATATAGTAATACCAATTTTGTCTAAAGTAGAATTAACCGAACCAACAGACGTTAGGACTATTTTAGAGAAGATTCTTTTTAGTGCTGGAAATTGCGGAGTTGTTTCCGGGGCCATAAGCGCTGTGGAAATGGCATTATGGGGTTTAAAAGCTAGGAAAAGTAATGTGGAATTGACTAGACTAATTGGTGGTAAAGTTAGAGATTCAGTAAAAGTATACGCTAGTTTTCCCAGATTTGGTAAAATTGATTATATTATTATTGCAACTAGAAAATCTATAGAGAGAGGTTTTGATTTAGTTAAGCTTCATCAATCTCCTTCAAGTGTTATAGATGCGGTTAAAGCTATAAGAGGGAATTATAAGGAAGTTAAAATAGCGATTGACCTTAATTCTCCTTTTGATAATCTAGATAAGGCTAAGGAGTTCGTGGACAAGGTTCATAAGTATGAGATTGAATGGGTAGAGGAACCATTATGGCCTCCCAATGATTACGATTTACTTTCCAAGCTTACTGAATTTTCTCCCATACCTATTGCAGCCGGAGAGAATGAATACTCCTTATACGGTTTTAAGAAAATGATCGAAAGTGGTATAACGTATCTACAACCAGATATTGCTAAGATTGGAGGGGTAAGTAAATTTCTAGAAATATTAGATTTGGCATCAAAACATAAGGTGAGAGTATTGCCTCACGATAGGCCTGACGCTTCTCCACTGTCCTTGATATACACGTTAAATCTCGGACTAGTAAAGAGCCAAATAGAAATGGTGGAGTATACAATTGCGGACTTTCCCAACGACCTATTTTACTCCTTGCCAAAATTCAAAGATGGCTATATATATCCCTCAGAGAACCCTGAAGTTATAGAGGAAAACATAGAAAAATATGGTTATAAAAATAGGCTCAGAATATTACATTTCAGTGATCTAGAAAGTAAACTAACAAGGAAATAA
- a CDS encoding ParA family protein: MKIRVSIISLKGGVGKTTIALNTALYLSKRYNVLYIDKDLLSMGSLILGFNGLGFHKAIVEGLGNQQYEYKVNNNLTLFKLYSEPVNEKELHDKMKDIGEKAKKAYVDVISKGYDVIIVDYGRIFRTNDPLVYDEYEMFKKNFPDYLIATVGITDAIRNDITNVVKYFLDTINGTKAKPLAFVINMVPPISDIQKEIGQMAREISEIVKCDTLIIPFNEKLVQYSNIGEVEEMQKLGKLIEGILY, translated from the coding sequence ATGAAGATTAGGGTTAGTATTATAAGTTTAAAAGGAGGTGTAGGGAAGACAACAATAGCATTGAATACTGCATTATATCTTTCCAAGAGATATAATGTGTTATATATTGATAAGGATCTACTTTCCATGGGGTCTTTAATTTTAGGATTTAATGGTCTTGGTTTCCATAAAGCAATAGTAGAAGGTTTAGGCAACCAGCAATATGAGTATAAGGTTAATAACAACTTAACGTTATTTAAGTTATATAGTGAACCTGTAAATGAGAAAGAGTTACATGATAAGATGAAAGACATTGGTGAAAAAGCTAAAAAAGCTTACGTTGATGTTATATCGAAGGGCTATGATGTAATCATAGTAGATTACGGTAGAATTTTCAGAACTAATGATCCATTAGTGTATGACGAATACGAAATGTTTAAGAAAAATTTCCCTGACTATCTCATAGCTACAGTAGGAATTACTGACGCCATTAGGAATGATATTACAAATGTCGTAAAATATTTTTTAGATACAATAAATGGAACTAAAGCAAAACCCCTCGCTTTCGTAATTAACATGGTACCTCCGATAAGTGATATTCAGAAAGAAATTGGCCAAATGGCTAGAGAAATTAGTGAGATTGTAAAATGTGATACACTTATCATTCCCTTTAACGAGAAGTTGGTACAATATAGCAATATAGGAGAAGTGGAAGAAATGCAGAAGTTGGGAAAATTAATAGAGGGAATTTTATATTAG
- a CDS encoding ATP-binding protein codes for MLSTLDNQLKGLYYVKGKDFEIDFYDEINSRLLQVTYASDKIEEREIRSLLKAEEMLRTKELIVITYDIESEEEREGKKIKLIPLYKFLLT; via the coding sequence ATGTTGTCGACACTCGATAACCAATTAAAAGGGCTATATTACGTTAAAGGTAAGGACTTCGAAATAGATTTTTATGACGAAATTAACTCACGTCTGCTGCAAGTGACTTACGCTTCAGATAAGATCGAAGAGAGGGAGATAAGATCTCTTCTAAAGGCTGAGGAAATGTTAAGAACTAAGGAGTTAATAGTGATCACTTACGATATTGAGAGCGAAGAGGAAAGGGAGGGTAAGAAGATAAAACTCATCCCCTTATATAAGTTTTTATTGACCTGA
- a CDS encoding RNA-guided endonuclease InsQ/TnpB family protein has translation MKLRVKVDYSTYSALKEVEKEYREVLEEAINYGLVNKTTSFTRIKAGVYKTEREKHKDLPSHYIYTACEDASERLDSFEKLKKRGKSYTEKPSVRRVTIHLDDHLWKFSLDTISISTKRSRILISPTFPKIFWRYYNKGWLIASEARFRLMKGNVVEFYVIFKKDVKPYEPKGFIPVDLNENSVSVLVDGKPMLLETNTKKITLGYEYRRKLTITGKSTKDREVRRKLKRLRERDKKVDIRRKLAKLIVIEAFESRSVIVLEDLPRRTPEHMIKDIKDKQLRLRIYRSAFSSMKNVIIEKAREFGVPVVLVNPSYTSTVCPVHGLKIVYQPDGGDAPRVGVCEKGKEKWHRDVVALYNLARRAGDVSPVPLGSKESHDPPIRWLRAKSLHSIMNDHKMIEMKV, from the coding sequence GTGAAGTTAAGGGTTAAGGTTGACTATTCTACATACTCAGCACTTAAGGAGGTCGAGAAGGAGTACAGAGAGGTTCTAGAGGAGGCAATAAATTATGGGCTCGTAAATAAGACTACCTCCTTCACCAGGATTAAAGCTGGAGTTTACAAGACTGAGAGGGAGAAGCATAAGGACTTACCCTCACACTACATCTACACAGCTTGTGAGGATGCAAGCGAGAGGTTGGATAGCTTTGAGAAGTTGAAGAAGAGAGGTAAAAGTTACACTGAGAAACCGTCTGTGAGGAGAGTTACTATTCACCTCGACGATCATCTGTGGAAGTTCAGCCTCGACACGATTTCGATTTCCACAAAGAGGAGTAGGATTCTCATTTCACCAACCTTCCCTAAGATCTTCTGGAGATATTATAATAAGGGTTGGTTGATTGCGAGTGAGGCCAGGTTTAGGCTGATGAAGGGAAATGTTGTAGAGTTCTACGTCATTTTTAAGAAGGATGTTAAACCTTATGAACCTAAGGGTTTCATCCCAGTTGATCTAAATGAGAATTCAGTCTCTGTATTAGTTGATGGAAAACCGATGCTTTTAGAGACTAACACTAAGAAAATTACTCTGGGCTATGAGTATAGGAGGAAGTTGACAATCACTGGTAAGTCAACTAAGGATAGGGAAGTGAGGAGGAAGTTAAAGAGGCTGAGGGAGAGGGATAAGAAAGTAGACATTAGGAGGAAATTAGCTAAGCTGATCGTTATTGAAGCTTTTGAAAGTAGGAGTGTCATAGTTTTAGAGGACTTGCCAAGGAGAACTCCGGAGCATATGATAAAGGATATTAAGGATAAACAGCTTAGGTTGAGGATTTATAGATCTGCATTTTCCTCAATGAAGAACGTCATCATAGAGAAGGCTAGGGAGTTTGGTGTCCCCGTGGTCTTAGTTAACCCATCTTATACTTCCACTGTTTGCCCAGTTCACGGGTTGAAGATTGTTTATCAACCCGATGGGGGCGATGCCCCAAGGGTTGGTGTTTGTGAGAAGGGGAAGGAAAAGTGGCATAGGGATGTAGTTGCACTGTACAACTTAGCGAGGAGAGCTGGAGATGTGAGCCCCGTGCCGTTGGGCTCGAAGGAGTCCCATGACCCACCTATAAGGTGGTTGAGGGCTAAGTCCCTACACTCGATCATGAATGATCATAAAATGATTGAAATGAAAGTGTAG
- a CDS encoding PaaI family thioesterase has product MLSASEVNEMLKQEEIFNFIGIKFEKLERGYARLKFNFNEKLTRIGGILHGGIIFSAVDYAGSYAVRTLENVKDGVTVELKINFLKPMKDGPFIVEARIISEGKRLIVVDISAYDGNGNLCAKALGTWVVYRDASSGTQLSS; this is encoded by the coding sequence ATGTTATCGGCAAGCGAAGTAAATGAAATGCTTAAACAAGAGGAAATTTTCAATTTTATAGGAATCAAGTTTGAGAAACTTGAAAGAGGTTACGCAAGGCTAAAATTTAATTTCAACGAAAAGTTGACTAGAATAGGTGGGATTTTACACGGTGGAATAATATTCTCAGCAGTTGACTATGCAGGTAGCTACGCCGTGAGAACTTTGGAAAACGTGAAGGATGGAGTCACAGTGGAACTCAAAATAAACTTTTTGAAGCCAATGAAGGATGGTCCATTTATAGTAGAAGCTAGAATAATAAGTGAGGGAAAAAGGCTAATAGTAGTTGACATATCAGCATATGATGGTAACGGTAATTTATGCGCAAAGGCCTTAGGTACTTGGGTTGTATATAGGGATGCTAGCTCTGGAACTCAATTATCCTCTTAG
- a CDS encoding UxaA family hydrolase gives MEKKPVIKGYIRENGSVGVRNYVTVIPVDDLSNSAAIGVSKLIRGTVAIPHPYGRLQFGKDLDLLFHVLSGTGANPNVAGAIVIGIEENWANKVANKIAETGKPVEVFPIEGNGDLRVIEKASRKAKEMVQEASEKQRTEVDLSSLVMSIKCGESDTTSGLASNPATGYAVDKLIDYGATVLFGETSELTGAEDIVASRIPDPVLREKFMKIYKEYVDFIESQGVDLLGSQPTEGNIKGGLSTIEEKALGNIQKLGTKPITCVLDYLDPLEKNSSRLCFVNTSSAAAEAVTLFAAKGSVLHLFTTGQGNVVGHPIIPVVKISANPKTVATMSEHIDVDVSDLLQLKVSLREAGERIFNYTIRVANGRLTSAELLQHDEFSPIKLYISA, from the coding sequence ATGGAGAAAAAGCCAGTAATAAAGGGTTACATTAGGGAAAACGGTAGCGTTGGAGTTAGAAATTACGTAACCGTAATACCGGTAGATGACCTATCTAATTCCGCTGCAATAGGAGTATCGAAACTAATTAGGGGTACTGTTGCAATTCCTCATCCATATGGTAGGTTACAATTTGGTAAAGACTTAGATTTACTCTTCCACGTTCTATCTGGGACTGGTGCAAACCCAAACGTAGCTGGAGCAATAGTTATTGGGATTGAGGAGAACTGGGCAAATAAGGTAGCTAATAAAATAGCTGAGACTGGAAAACCAGTCGAGGTTTTTCCTATTGAGGGAAATGGCGATTTGAGAGTAATTGAAAAGGCGAGTAGAAAGGCAAAGGAGATGGTTCAAGAGGCTAGTGAGAAACAGAGGACAGAAGTTGATCTATCCTCTTTAGTTATGAGTATTAAGTGTGGGGAGAGCGATACTACGTCTGGTTTGGCATCAAATCCAGCAACTGGGTATGCTGTTGATAAGCTGATTGATTACGGTGCAACAGTATTATTCGGAGAAACGTCAGAGTTAACTGGTGCTGAGGACATAGTTGCAAGTAGGATACCGGATCCAGTGTTAAGAGAGAAGTTCATGAAGATTTACAAAGAATACGTGGATTTCATTGAAAGTCAAGGAGTCGATTTATTGGGTTCTCAACCAACTGAGGGGAACATTAAGGGAGGATTGTCGACAATAGAGGAAAAAGCTTTAGGAAATATACAAAAGTTGGGTACTAAACCTATAACTTGCGTGCTAGATTATTTAGACCCATTAGAAAAGAATTCGTCTAGACTATGTTTCGTTAATACCTCATCTGCTGCAGCAGAGGCAGTTACATTGTTTGCAGCTAAGGGTTCTGTACTTCACTTGTTCACGACTGGTCAAGGGAATGTTGTTGGGCATCCAATAATTCCCGTTGTTAAGATTTCAGCAAATCCAAAGACTGTTGCGACAATGAGTGAGCATATTGACGTTGACGTTTCTGACTTACTTCAACTAAAGGTTAGTTTAAGGGAAGCTGGGGAGAGGATATTCAACTATACGATTAGGGTTGCAAATGGCAGGTTAACTTCAGCTGAGCTATTACAACACGATGAGTTCTCACCAATAAAGCTTTACATAAGTGCTTGA
- a CDS encoding IS607 family transposase — MERLLRPKEACQLLSISYSTLLRWIREGKIRAVTTEGGKYRIPYSEIKKYLEKREETRAVIYARVSSTDQREDLERQINYLTNYATAKGYKVVEVLKDIASGLNTQRKGLLKLFKLVEGRSVDIVLITHKDRLTRFCFEYIEEFFSTMGVKIEVVFGEEPKDDAQELVEDLIYIITSFAGKIYGMKSHKKTLLVQGVKKLIGELSGEDSEVKG, encoded by the coding sequence GTGGAGAGACTACTGAGACCTAAGGAGGCTTGCCAACTGCTCAGCATCTCATACTCAACACTCCTACGGTGGATTAGAGAAGGAAAAATAAGGGCAGTAACAACTGAAGGAGGGAAGTACAGGATACCTTACAGCGAGATAAAGAAGTACTTAGAGAAGAGGGAAGAGACGAGGGCTGTAATTTATGCAAGGGTCTCCTCTACCGATCAGAGAGAAGACTTGGAAAGACAAATAAACTACCTAACAAATTACGCAACGGCAAAAGGTTACAAGGTAGTTGAAGTACTGAAAGATATTGCAAGCGGGTTAAACACACAAAGAAAAGGATTACTTAAGTTATTCAAACTTGTTGAGGGAAGGAGTGTCGACATCGTATTAATAACACACAAAGATAGGTTAACAAGGTTCTGTTTCGAGTACATTGAAGAGTTCTTCTCAACCATGGGAGTTAAGATTGAAGTAGTTTTCGGTGAGGAGCCCAAAGATGACGCACAAGAGCTAGTTGAGGACTTAATCTACATCATTACCTCATTCGCTGGGAAAATTTACGGAATGAAGAGTCACAAGAAAACACTCCTAGTTCAAGGTGTAAAAAAGTTAATAGGTGAGTTAAGTGGAGAGGACAGTGAAGTTAAGGGTTAA
- a CDS encoding HpcH/HpaI aldolase/citrate lyase family protein, whose amino-acid sequence MIRRSQLYVPAISEKMIRKSIELKADSIIFDLEDAVPPEDKERARELLIKLVKELDWGKRELCVRVNSLQLLDSYKDITRISKDDKITCIVIPKAENDLSFLHKATGKYLIPLIETAKGLVKIEDIVRSEGVVAVSYGAADLSLSLGGDYNFYEKNEYVKTLIVSVARAYDVDAIDKVYFDLKNLDGFRRECEEAKKLGYLGKQVIHPSQIDIANEVFSPSKEEIEWAKRVIEAYEKGKREGKGAIRLDDKLVDYVHYKIAKRIIEFQS is encoded by the coding sequence ATGATAAGGAGATCCCAGTTATACGTTCCCGCAATTTCCGAAAAGATGATAAGAAAATCGATTGAACTAAAGGCTGATTCGATAATTTTCGATCTTGAAGATGCTGTACCTCCAGAGGATAAGGAAAGAGCAAGGGAATTGCTAATTAAACTTGTGAAGGAATTGGATTGGGGTAAGAGGGAGTTATGCGTTAGAGTTAACTCTTTACAGCTACTTGACTCCTATAAGGATATTACAAGAATTTCAAAGGACGATAAGATCACGTGTATTGTTATACCTAAGGCTGAAAACGATCTCTCATTTCTCCACAAGGCAACTGGGAAATACTTGATACCGTTAATAGAGACTGCAAAGGGTTTAGTTAAGATTGAGGATATAGTTAGGTCTGAAGGTGTTGTCGCTGTAAGTTATGGTGCTGCTGATCTTTCCTTATCCCTTGGTGGAGACTATAATTTCTATGAAAAGAACGAGTACGTGAAGACTTTAATTGTTAGTGTAGCTAGGGCTTACGATGTTGACGCCATAGATAAAGTTTACTTCGATTTGAAGAACCTAGATGGATTTAGAAGAGAATGTGAGGAAGCAAAGAAGTTGGGATACCTGGGAAAGCAAGTTATTCATCCTTCTCAGATTGACATTGCCAATGAGGTATTTTCCCCAAGCAAGGAGGAAATCGAGTGGGCTAAAAGGGTTATAGAAGCCTACGAGAAGGGAAAAAGAGAAGGTAAGGGTGCCATAAGGTTAGATGATAAATTAGTTGATTACGTGCATTATAAGATTGCTAAGAGGATAATTGAGTTCCAGAGCTAG
- a CDS encoding GntR family transcriptional regulator — protein MSLSQIAYEKILEYIITGKYKPGSTLKEEELASLLKISRTPIREALVRLEKEGVIVKNGKSFTVIPLTESDILQLYEVRINLESLAAKLAAIRASQDEINKIINVLNEIKVSVNADPLTLANLNGNLHRTIAEASHNKYIVDILDSIRLKLKIVRITLFTSFQRRDDEFREHESIVIAIKNRSPDLAYDMMRMHEEKVLEYVKQNILPVLFR, from the coding sequence ATGTCATTATCACAAATAGCTTACGAGAAAATTCTGGAATACATTATTACTGGCAAATATAAGCCCGGTAGCACTCTAAAAGAAGAGGAGCTTGCGTCATTACTTAAGATTAGTAGAACCCCAATTAGGGAAGCCTTAGTTAGGTTAGAAAAGGAGGGAGTAATAGTAAAAAATGGTAAATCATTCACCGTAATACCGTTAACTGAAAGTGATATTCTTCAACTCTACGAGGTTAGAATTAACCTGGAGTCTTTAGCAGCTAAACTAGCAGCAATAAGAGCTAGCCAAGATGAGATTAACAAGATCATAAACGTTTTAAACGAGATAAAGGTGTCAGTAAATGCTGATCCGTTAACCTTAGCCAACTTAAACGGTAACTTACATAGAACCATCGCCGAGGCGTCACACAACAAATACATTGTGGATATTTTGGATAGTATTAGATTAAAACTAAAAATTGTTAGGATAACCTTGTTTACCAGCTTCCAGAGAAGGGATGATGAGTTTAGGGAACATGAGAGTATAGTAATAGCAATAAAGAATCGCAGTCCAGATTTGGCTTATGATATGATGAGAATGCATGAGGAGAAAGTTTTAGAATACGTGAAGCAAAACATTCTACCAGTGTTGTTTAGATAA
- a CDS encoding IS110 family RNA-guided transposase codes for MVDVSSEAKSSATGVTNPYRRTEHYDKIHEYRCDKEVGVIGIDISKEHLITSRGRVRRYENSKKGYEEILKMKPCVIVLEPTGVYAIRPSQYFKEKGIKVLQVSPNVLSREKEFRGKKTDFYDAEKLENMVNKAKEYDYNPLKEMTTLFLKDIETKYKNRLKRALFLVSDNDKVSKDRLEKLAKGDFTREELYQLEYTPIVLEEIKILAKNLLEIQERLKEVRRMIEGQVPQDHVLLTIPGVGKLAAGIIIGIVGDVKRFPKPESFVAYCGLDPVVERSGKAVVSRGISKRGNKYLRSLFYFLAMRSYSRNPTLLKFYETHKDRLKGRKLYVALARKLARVVWSVWYNNRPYEPK; via the coding sequence ATGGTCGACGTGAGTTCTGAAGCAAAGTCTTCGGCTACGGGCGTGACTAACCCCTACCGTCGGACTGAACATTATGATAAAATTCACGAATATAGGTGTGACAAAGAGGTAGGGGTAATAGGAATAGATATATCAAAAGAACATTTAATAACTAGCAGGGGGAGGGTGAGAAGATACGAGAACAGTAAGAAGGGTTATGAGGAAATCCTCAAGATGAAACCTTGCGTAATAGTCCTAGAGCCTACCGGAGTATACGCAATAAGGCCTTCACAATACTTCAAGGAGAAAGGGATAAAAGTACTACAAGTCAGCCCAAACGTGTTATCAAGGGAAAAGGAGTTTAGGGGAAAGAAAACAGATTTTTACGACGCAGAAAAATTAGAAAACATGGTTAACAAGGCTAAGGAGTACGATTACAACCCCTTAAAGGAAATGACAACACTCTTCCTAAAGGACATAGAGACGAAATACAAGAACAGGCTAAAGAGGGCATTATTCCTAGTAAGCGATAACGATAAGGTAAGCAAGGACAGGTTGGAAAAACTTGCGAAAGGAGATTTTACACGAGAAGAGCTCTACCAACTTGAATATACGCCAATAGTGCTTGAGGAGATCAAAATCTTGGCTAAAAACCTCCTTGAGATTCAAGAGAGGTTGAAGGAGGTTAGGAGGATGATTGAAGGGCAAGTCCCTCAAGACCACGTCCTATTAACGATACCAGGTGTTGGGAAGCTTGCAGCTGGTATTATTATTGGTATTGTTGGTGATGTTAAGCGTTTTCCTAAACCAGAGTCCTTTGTTGCTTATTGCGGTTTAGATCCCGTAGTGGAGAGGAGCGGGAAGGCTGTGGTAAGTAGGGGGATTTCCAAGAGGGGTAATAAGTACTTGCGTAGCTTGTTCTACTTTTTAGCAATGAGGAGTTATTCTAGGAACCCTACTTTGTTGAAGTTTTATGAGACACACAAGGATAGGTTGAAAGGTAGGAAGTTGTATGTTGCTTTGGCTAGGAAGTTGGCAAGGGTTGTTTGGAGTGTTTGGTATAATAATAGGCCTTATGAGCCTAAATAA
- a CDS encoding HoxN/HupN/NixA family nickel/cobalt transporter, translating to MSEIIITGFLFYWLLVSARVVGNTPVNISESQIKGTFFTLGVLAYFFGLRHAIDPDHLAAIDNSTRKLIQEGKPAQFTGLFFSLGHSIIVILLAVSLIVATRFIVSNISILENMGSVLGTLISGGFLYIIGSLNFVILLEIYQIYNQYTMNKNMDEKKLQDLLLKRGFMSRFFGKLFKVVDKQHYMYPIGVLFGLGFDTASETALLAISAAAAGIFLKLPLWNLLVFPLLFTAGMSLIDTTDGFYMSGAYGWAFSGNPIRKLWYNLTMTTISILVAYLIGTLEFLGVVQAEFNFSGPFWELITIINGDRWWSSIGMIIIGTFATAWLVSFIIYKVKISKFEH from the coding sequence ATAAGCGAAATAATTATAACTGGATTTCTCTTTTACTGGTTACTCGTATCTGCAAGAGTTGTGGGGAATACTCCCGTTAATATTTCGGAATCACAGATTAAGGGAACCTTCTTTACGCTTGGCGTATTAGCTTATTTCTTCGGTTTAAGACATGCTATAGATCCAGATCATCTAGCAGCAATAGACAACTCAACGAGAAAGTTAATTCAAGAGGGGAAACCAGCACAATTTACTGGGTTGTTCTTTTCGTTAGGCCATTCAATAATAGTTATATTATTAGCAGTTAGTTTAATAGTTGCAACCCGTTTTATCGTTTCCAATATTTCGATACTTGAGAACATGGGTAGCGTACTCGGTACGCTTATAAGTGGAGGATTTTTATACATTATAGGATCTCTTAACTTTGTTATTTTATTAGAAATTTATCAAATCTATAATCAATATACTATGAATAAGAATATGGATGAGAAGAAACTACAAGATCTCCTATTAAAGAGAGGATTTATGAGTAGATTTTTCGGCAAGCTGTTCAAAGTAGTAGATAAACAGCACTACATGTATCCAATAGGGGTACTGTTTGGGTTAGGATTCGATACGGCTTCAGAAACAGCACTTTTAGCCATTTCTGCAGCTGCAGCAGGGATATTTTTAAAATTACCCTTATGGAATCTTCTAGTATTTCCTTTATTATTTACAGCGGGGATGAGTCTTATTGACACTACAGATGGATTTTATATGAGCGGAGCTTACGGTTGGGCTTTTAGTGGAAATCCAATTAGAAAATTATGGTATAACCTAACAATGACTACTATATCAATACTAGTAGCTTATTTGATAGGGACATTGGAATTTTTGGGAGTAGTTCAAGCAGAATTTAACTTCAGTGGACCTTTTTGGGAACTAATTACAATAATAAATGGTGATCGATGGTGGTCAAGTATTGGGATGATAATAATTGGTACATTTGCAACAGCTTGGTTAGTGTCATTTATAATCTATAAAGTCAAAATTTCAAAATTTGAGCATTAA